In the Deinococcus radiophilus genome, one interval contains:
- a CDS encoding c-type cytochrome: protein MKYPEAIGAAFVTAVLAAAIGLTQVRTPSSEGLGAGNMPITNPVEGEVGAGQQSQPVEASDQPISTDTPAEGTEEGGAEGSESSGTGGADTSSATGTPATTDSAVTTDKAEGAAENESGTPEAAEEGTSEEATPAAGATESSAQGDAAAGQEIFAGSCGGCHGAQGQGGIGPAMTENANGWDLTGFTQTLREGVTPDGRELAPTMPRFSEAQLSDADVANIHAWVQSL, encoded by the coding sequence ATGAAATATCCAGAAGCCATTGGCGCTGCATTTGTCACTGCTGTCCTGGCCGCAGCCATCGGGCTGACCCAGGTACGGACCCCTTCTAGCGAGGGACTGGGCGCAGGCAACATGCCCATCACCAACCCCGTCGAAGGCGAAGTGGGCGCAGGTCAGCAAAGCCAGCCTGTCGAAGCGAGTGACCAACCCATCAGCACCGATACGCCCGCCGAGGGCACTGAAGAAGGAGGGGCTGAGGGCAGCGAAAGCTCAGGTACTGGAGGCGCAGATACCTCTAGCGCTACCGGGACTCCTGCCACGACGGATAGTGCAGTGACGACGGACAAGGCCGAAGGCGCGGCTGAAAATGAAAGCGGCACACCGGAAGCAGCGGAAGAGGGGACATCCGAAGAAGCCACTCCTGCCGCTGGGGCTACCGAAAGTTCAGCCCAGGGTGACGCCGCCGCTGGCCAGGAAATCTTTGCCGGCTCCTGTGGTGGTTGTCACGGTGCCCAGGGACAAGGCGGCATCGGTCCAGCCATGACCGAAAATGCCAATGGCTGGGACCTTACCGGCTTCACCCAGACCCTGCGCGAAGGCGTCACCCCCGATGGCCGTGAACTCGCCCCCACCATGCCCCGCTTCTCCGAGGCCCAGCTCTCTGACGCCGACGTCGCCAACATCCACGCCTGGGTCCAGTCCCTCTGA
- a CDS encoding HD domain-containing protein produces the protein MTATPSFPLTDRFTQALLLAARWHHGHFRDTTADLPASLPYLSQLLATAAIALDHGASEDEAIAALLHSAPTDGPQQSKQNQEALRGEMLNQFGLRVTVLVDDLTGMRQATALRQINSLSASSLLMVAADHLAHNRYLLSELLQLPAEQRQDYFAHLGSAALATLRHQQAVADQLAASPAVSERPRLISLLQQLSQSVDALALACGIDPEQLREGPPFNL, from the coding sequence ATGACTGCTACGCCCAGCTTTCCTTTAACGGACCGCTTCACTCAGGCCCTGCTCCTGGCGGCCCGCTGGCATCATGGGCACTTCCGCGACACCACAGCGGACCTTCCAGCTTCACTGCCCTATCTGAGCCAATTGCTGGCCACTGCAGCAATAGCCCTTGATCATGGGGCCAGCGAGGACGAAGCGATTGCTGCACTCCTCCACAGTGCTCCGACAGACGGACCCCAACAGAGCAAACAAAATCAGGAAGCCCTGCGCGGCGAGATGCTGAACCAGTTTGGCCTGAGGGTGACCGTGCTGGTTGATGATCTAACAGGCATGCGTCAGGCCACTGCTCTGCGGCAGATCAACAGCCTGAGTGCATCTTCGCTCCTGATGGTTGCTGCTGATCACCTGGCGCACAACCGATATCTGCTGAGCGAACTCCTTCAGCTCCCAGCAGAGCAGCGCCAAGACTACTTTGCACACTTGGGCAGTGCTGCGCTGGCCACACTGAGGCATCAGCAAGCAGTGGCCGACCAACTGGCCGCGTCCCCCGCAGTCAGCGAACGCCCCCGCCTGATCAGTTTGTTACAGCAGCTGAGCCAAAGCGTGGATGCACTGGCACTGGCCTGCGGCATTGATCCTGAGCAGCTGCGCGAAGGCCCGCCTTTCAATCTCTAA
- a CDS encoding acetoacetate decarboxylase family protein, with protein sequence MSLEPVASWPYPPAPWQLQGSAVGSVFIVSVGSLPSALFAHLPPGARLLGLGGYTLAVVGALHYGPGSDLEYEELLVACPVRLNGRLHVTVGQIWVSSVPAAAGGRELWAVPKRLGAFTRRTAPGYVITDLGSGSLHVSLLARVGRVGPPALRVPLTLAQFLDQQVGLSRCQIQGRPRRARVRWSFGSPGPLAWLEGRRPLLSLGLTRLRVVFGLPTD encoded by the coding sequence GTGTCCCTGGAACCGGTTGCTTCCTGGCCCTATCCACCCGCACCCTGGCAACTTCAGGGCAGTGCGGTAGGGTCGGTCTTTATCGTATCGGTCGGCTCCCTGCCTTCGGCCCTGTTCGCGCATTTGCCACCTGGCGCACGTCTGCTGGGGCTGGGTGGGTATACCCTGGCCGTTGTGGGTGCCCTGCACTATGGTCCTGGCAGTGATCTGGAATATGAAGAACTGCTGGTGGCCTGCCCGGTTCGTCTGAATGGACGCTTACACGTGACCGTAGGTCAAATCTGGGTCAGCAGTGTGCCAGCGGCGGCAGGTGGACGTGAGCTGTGGGCCGTGCCTAAGCGCTTGGGCGCCTTTACCCGCCGTACGGCCCCTGGTTATGTGATCACCGACCTGGGAAGTGGCTCACTGCATGTTTCTCTGCTGGCCCGTGTAGGACGGGTGGGACCACCTGCTCTGCGTGTCCCGCTGACGCTGGCGCAGTTCTTGGATCAACAGGTAGGGCTGAGCCGCTGCCAGATCCAGGGCCGACCACGCCGGGCCAGGGTCCGCTGGAGCTTTGGTTCTCCTGGTCCGCTGGCCTGGCTTGAAGGTCGCCGCCCGCTGCTCAGTCTGGGCCTCACTCGGTTGCGAGTCGTGTTCGGCCTCCCCACCGATTGA
- the nudC gene encoding NAD(+) diphosphatase encodes MPHITAALGLGKWQGKSYAAAYSSQAIGPEQTTTLRELASRSPEDAALAGYAAQILDFHQSHRFCGRCASPTQALNHEQARRCPQCGLTSYPRVAPAVMVLIWRGKGTQREFLLARGPRHRPGLYSVIAGFVEPSETLEDCCHREALEELGVTIRDPQYVLSQPWPLPHSLMVAFTAEYVGGDIVPQPGEIEAAQWFPAHDLPEIPPAYSCAYQLIQRGVQQAQP; translated from the coding sequence ATGCCACACATCACAGCAGCTCTTGGCCTGGGCAAATGGCAAGGGAAGAGTTACGCCGCCGCCTACAGTTCACAGGCAATTGGCCCAGAGCAAACCACCACCTTGCGCGAACTGGCCAGCCGAAGTCCAGAGGACGCAGCCCTGGCTGGCTACGCTGCACAAATCCTGGACTTTCATCAAAGCCACCGCTTTTGCGGACGCTGCGCCTCGCCTACTCAGGCTCTGAACCACGAGCAGGCTCGCCGTTGCCCCCAGTGTGGCCTGACCAGTTACCCACGCGTCGCGCCCGCCGTCATGGTCCTGATCTGGCGGGGCAAAGGAACCCAGCGTGAATTTCTACTGGCCCGCGGTCCCCGCCACAGGCCTGGTCTCTACTCGGTGATTGCCGGCTTCGTTGAACCCAGCGAAACCCTGGAAGACTGCTGTCACCGTGAGGCCCTGGAGGAACTGGGGGTGACCATCCGTGACCCTCAGTACGTCCTTTCCCAGCCCTGGCCACTGCCTCACTCGCTGATGGTTGCCTTTACTGCCGAATATGTCGGCGGCGACATCGTGCCACAGCCCGGCGAAATTGAAGCTGCACAGTGGTTCCCTGCACACGACTTACCAGAGATTCCGCCTGCTTACAGCTGTGCTTACCAATTGATTCAACGGGGCGTCCAGCAAGCCCAGCCATAG
- a CDS encoding cysteine desulfurase-like protein, whose amino-acid sequence MTSSLGVLEPHLPWIREQFPGLNSPWALLDNAGGSQTLRRVADRVRDYLLETNVQLGASYPRSQGAAARVQAGVQAAAHLIGAADPREIVLGSSTTQLISNLAQAMAPGLRAGDEIILTNVDHEANVGAWTRLERFGVQIRFWQINPETQQLELEGLDALLSARTRLVCCTHTSNVLGGIQPIREIADRVHQAGAKLLVDGVAYAPHRRVDVQDLGVDYYLFSYYKVFGPHCSLLYGREELLLELSNLNHFFITADDLPYKLQPGNLNYELTASLPGINDYLTELGGRLGAAAGQELDTAFHAIAEHEAALTGALLDVLNNHPAVRMIGPPRHQAAERVGTVSFVVEGRSSPSIVEALEEEQIAVRHGHFYATRLIRALGLEEQGGVVRASLLHYTTPQEVQQLIEALQQTIGPA is encoded by the coding sequence ATGACCTCTTCTCTTGGCGTGCTAGAGCCCCATCTTCCCTGGATTCGGGAACAATTCCCTGGTCTGAACTCGCCCTGGGCCTTACTTGACAATGCGGGCGGGTCGCAAACCCTGCGGCGGGTGGCCGACCGGGTACGCGACTATCTGCTCGAAACCAATGTGCAGCTGGGAGCCAGCTATCCACGCTCGCAGGGAGCGGCGGCGCGAGTACAAGCGGGTGTGCAGGCTGCCGCACATCTGATCGGGGCCGCTGATCCCCGGGAAATCGTGCTAGGTAGCAGCACCACCCAGCTGATCAGCAATCTGGCGCAGGCGATGGCGCCAGGGCTCAGGGCGGGTGACGAAATTATCCTGACCAACGTGGACCACGAGGCCAACGTGGGGGCCTGGACACGGCTGGAGCGGTTCGGCGTGCAGATTCGTTTCTGGCAGATCAACCCTGAGACGCAGCAACTCGAACTGGAAGGGCTGGACGCGCTGCTGTCTGCGCGCACCCGGCTGGTATGCTGCACCCATACATCTAACGTGCTGGGCGGCATTCAGCCCATTCGTGAGATCGCTGACCGCGTCCACCAGGCTGGGGCAAAGCTCTTGGTAGACGGCGTGGCCTACGCTCCGCACCGCCGGGTGGATGTGCAGGACCTAGGCGTGGACTACTACCTCTTTTCGTATTACAAGGTGTTCGGGCCGCACTGTTCACTGTTGTATGGACGTGAGGAACTGCTGCTGGAGCTGAGCAACCTCAATCACTTTTTTATTACAGCCGATGATCTCCCCTACAAACTGCAACCCGGCAATCTGAACTATGAGCTGACCGCCTCCCTGCCTGGGATCAACGATTACCTGACCGAGCTAGGTGGGCGACTGGGAGCCGCGGCTGGGCAGGAGCTAGACACGGCCTTTCACGCCATCGCAGAGCATGAGGCTGCCCTGACCGGGGCACTGCTGGATGTTCTGAACAATCATCCGGCGGTGCGGATGATTGGACCACCCAGGCACCAGGCCGCGGAACGGGTCGGCACCGTCAGTTTTGTGGTGGAGGGCCGCAGCTCACCGTCCATCGTAGAGGCGCTTGAGGAGGAGCAGATCGCCGTTCGGCACGGTCATTTTTACGCTACTCGGCTGATTAGGGCACTGGGTCTCGAAGAACAGGGGGGCGTGGTGCGGGCCTCACTGCTGCACTACACGACCCCACAGGAAGTCCAGCAGCTGATTGAAGCGCTGCAGCAGACGATCGGCCCTGCCTGA
- a CDS encoding S41 family peptidase, with the protein MKIVFSARQKGWSRTLVLSALLVLCPLASAASGTAEGADTELVTAQGLFDEVIYELALNYNGPSQLRAQELRERFLPQLRRVCAAETVCHSEAAYGLVNQMLLALEDDHTYFLTPQEMDYMSALTVGGDTTRSFGMWWRRLEGWGAVITEVLPGTPADLAGLRPGDLMTHLGQLPLDGEWGMAKLFAAARSARTAELTFERHGRVRTASLAGTLVETPPVSLDMLDDRTALIRLRTFDSIGVAQDVHNTLRRAELLGATRAVLDLRGNPGGLVTETMLATGALTQPAPLREVTRISTELYSYDRGRYLTGGQAETGTGTRVFKPQRFTGPLAVLVDTDSASGAEFMTRDLLVRPETVVLGETTAGLADTSSHLILLDDGSALWVTAAQIQSQSGQVLGSRVQPDVPAPRDDAAWVRTGEDPQLAAALRELGKLR; encoded by the coding sequence ATGAAAATTGTATTTTCTGCGCGTCAAAAGGGTTGGAGCCGAACCTTGGTGCTCAGTGCCTTGCTGGTGCTGTGTCCGCTGGCTAGCGCTGCATCTGGCACGGCTGAGGGAGCCGACACCGAGCTTGTCACAGCCCAGGGCCTGTTCGATGAGGTGATTTACGAACTGGCCCTGAACTACAACGGTCCCTCGCAGCTTCGTGCTCAGGAATTACGCGAACGCTTTTTGCCGCAGCTGCGGCGGGTGTGTGCAGCTGAAACAGTTTGCCACTCCGAGGCTGCTTATGGCCTAGTCAATCAGATGTTGCTGGCGTTGGAGGACGACCACACCTATTTCCTTACCCCACAAGAGATGGACTACATGTCTGCACTGACGGTTGGTGGAGACACGACACGTTCATTCGGGATGTGGTGGCGACGGCTGGAAGGGTGGGGGGCTGTGATTACCGAGGTCCTCCCCGGCACTCCTGCAGACCTGGCCGGGTTGCGACCTGGGGACCTGATGACTCATCTAGGGCAACTGCCCTTGGACGGTGAATGGGGGATGGCCAAATTGTTTGCGGCGGCCCGTAGTGCCCGGACGGCAGAGCTGACCTTTGAGCGGCATGGAAGGGTCCGTACGGCGTCGTTGGCGGGAACACTGGTCGAGACGCCACCCGTCAGTCTGGACATGCTGGATGACCGGACAGCGCTGATCCGGCTGAGAACCTTTGACAGCATAGGGGTGGCTCAGGATGTCCATAACACGCTGCGCCGTGCCGAGTTGCTGGGGGCCACACGGGCCGTTCTTGACTTGCGCGGCAACCCTGGTGGTCTGGTGACAGAGACCATGCTGGCGACGGGGGCACTGACCCAGCCGGCGCCACTGCGGGAAGTCACCCGCATTTCTACAGAACTGTACAGCTATGACAGAGGACGGTACCTGACCGGGGGGCAGGCGGAAACCGGCACAGGAACGCGGGTATTCAAACCTCAGCGTTTCACTGGCCCCCTGGCGGTGCTGGTTGATACCGACTCGGCCAGTGGTGCGGAGTTCATGACCCGTGACTTGCTGGTTCGCCCTGAAACGGTGGTGCTGGGGGAAACCACCGCAGGCCTGGCGGATACATCATCACATCTGATCCTGTTGGATGATGGCTCGGCGCTGTGGGTGACTGCTGCCCAGATACAGTCGCAAAGCGGTCAGGTGCTGGGTTCGCGGGTGCAGCCGGATGTGCCTGCCCCGCGTGACGATGCAGCGTGGGTCCGTACGGGTGAAGACCCCCAATTGGCCGCGGCCTTGCGGGAGCTGGGCAAGCTCCGCTGA